From the genome of Ooceraea biroi isolate clonal line C1 chromosome 10, Obir_v5.4, whole genome shotgun sequence:
GATAAAACCAGTTGGACATGAAACCAAAGTATCCGTGTATAACCCGATAACAAAATGCAAAGTGCCACTGATCTTGAAGACGGAAAATCTTTTGAAGTGGTACATGTGCGGGCCTACGGTCTACGATTCAGCGCACATTGGACACGCAACGTAATGTCGATTTGTACGACGCAACTTATAACGCAAGCAACATGTATCAATTTGTTTGTTACTCTTTTCCAGTACCTATGTCAAATCGGACATCATTCGTCGAATTCTGTCGGATTATTTCGATATAAATGTATTGTTGGTCATGGGTATAACCGATATCGATGACAAGATAATCAAGCGCTCATTGGAGAGCGGTCAGGATTATCGAACATTATCGAGGCATTTTGAGACTGAATTTTTTGAGGAcatggataaattaaatgtgcGCAGACCATATTTATGTTGTAGAATTACCGATTACATGCCACAGATCATCGACTTTATCGAAAGACTCGTCACTATGGGTTCCGGTTACGTCGCAAAAGATGGTACGCAAAGATATTTTgagaacaaaaataattttcaataattagtAAAGTCTATGTTTAAGATCACATTTTTCAGGATCTGTTTACTTTGATACAAACGGGTACGATAAATACGGCAAATTGTCAGTCCCTCAGTTTGATGCCACAAGCGATGATCGCATGGATAAAAGATCACCACTAGACTTTGCTCTGTGGAAAGCAGCAAAGACTGGAGAACCATTTTGGGAGTCCCGATGGGGCCATGGTAGACCAGGATGGCACATAGAATGCAGTACGATTGCAAGGTAATTGTCAGAGTCAATTTGATTTTCTAGATCAAAGTCCTACATGCGCAATCTTGCTCCATGCGATAAAACACTGATCCATGTGTCCATATATACTTTTATCAGCACGGTCTTTGGGAATTCTCTAGATATGCACAGTGGTGGCATAGATTTGGCTTTTCCGCATCATGAGAACGAGGAAGCGCAATCTTGCTGTTATCACAATGTTAACCAATGGGTGAATTATTGGCTCCATTGTGGCCATCTGAGTCTAAGAGGAGACGTAAAGATGTCAAAGAGCTTAAAAAACACCATAAGCATACGGGAGTATCTCAAAAAGTATTCGGCGAATCACCTTCGAATTCTTTGCTTGCTCTCTCATTACCGACACGGTACGTCTTTGGTATAATGCTTGGATATTTGTGTCAAATCATCTAGGATCCGCTAGGATTCGCGTGACATAAAGCAAGTCTCATTACAGGTATCGAGTTCTCGGACGAAGTCATGCAAAATGCGGTATCGATAACGAAGaaacttgaaaattttataaatgattgTGACAATTATATGGCTGGCAGATTTGGCCAAACTAGCCAAATCGACGAAAGCCTTCTGTTGAAAGTAAGCTCCCAAATTagctttaaaattaaattgactAATCAGCTCGTCAGTTGGAATACTCTGTATGTTTTTTTAGACATTACGTGATACGCAAAATGCGGTTTCTTCAGCACTGGCAGACGACTTTGATACCTCAAGAGCGATGCATGCCGTTATAAATCTTGTTGGGGTAGGAAACAAAATGCTTCATCAAACCAGTGTATGTACAAGGACTGCATCCCTTGCCATTTTATTGCTTTTTCGTTTATAATGTTTATTCagtaatttttttcctttgtaTAGGCAACAACCCACAGTAACGGTACCGGCGCTGTTGCTGCGGTTTCGAATTATCTAACAAATATTCTCTCAAAATTTGGCATATCACGATCCACGACAACGACGGAGCATCGACAAGTCGAGGATATCATTGACAATTTCCTCAACTTTAGAAATGCCGTGAGAATTAGAGCGCTCGAACTAAGTCCAAAAGATGCAATATTATTGACGGAGTGTGATAATGTACGAAAGTCTTTGGCTAGTTGTGGAATTGTAATAAAGGTAAAAATTTCATGCGTCGCTTAACGAATCATATCTGATTTTAAAAGTTCATCGACGAGATCAGCGTCACTTTACGAGAGTGTAACAtgtgattattaattacaggATCACAAAAGTGTCAGCAGTTGGAGTTGGAAGtagcgtaaaaataaaaataatgctaATGTTATATGTTgtaaataaacttttattaaaattacactcTTATAATTTACTTATGTGAACATTCTCCCTTCAATCAATTAGTATCTACAGCTCCTTTCAATCTCTTTGCACTATTACTAGTATCGTCGTCAGTTCTTCTCTTCAAACTGCTCTTCTTCTCCGACAATGTCTTCTTTAAGCCTTTCATCTTCCTCGTTTGAATGCTATTGATATTTTGTGCTCCAATATGTATACGACCATACATCGTTCCCAATGtgtcttttgagatatttttcttcttcttttcctatAACCAAAGTTACAACGTTGTGTTTTTGCatgtattgaaaattaatctctattgatatatttacacttaattaaaatatcattttaaaataatattgaataataatagtaatctCTCGTGTGTCTCTAAAAATACCTTGAGTGCTTTAGGTTTCTTGCATGCCTCTTTGAACAAGTCTTCAGAAGCCAATTTATTGCGCCTGCATAGCAAATCAGCACGTGGTCCTATTTCTTCGAGTTCTATCCTAGGTATCCTAGTTGCGGATTTTTTTAAAAGCACcctgaaaatatatatgcacagGATaactttaaacaaaattatttctaaacaatttaaaatcgTTGTTATAAATAGtgttatatatagaaacagaAACAAAACTTTGTGTGCAAAGTACATTTAAAGGTATATAATTGCTATAGTTCACATGACAGAGTGCTAATATATCAAGCAAACAGTTGGAGAATAAGAAATCTAAATAAGCAAATCTGTTTAGTCGTGATATTATCTCACCTGTAACTGCGCAGCAATATCTTATCTTCAGCAGCCGTAAAACTCAAAACATGTTCAAGACCCTGCAATCTGATCTTGTCAACCGTTTCCCTTTGAAACATGTCGATAAGCAAGTTTTTGATTCTACCATACTCATGATTACTCTCAAAAAGTTGCCCATTAAAGATCAGTAGTGGTTTTAATCCCGATGTGATTTTGTCGACCTTAAAGTCTTTCAATCCTTTATAACTGTCTATACCGAACTCGGCCATATCTAATAACATGTGTTTGTACATACGTCCCATTATTAGATTATGCGGACGTTTCTTGTTGTGCGAGCCCATTAGGAAGAGAGACGCATTATACTTGaatgcaaatttttcgatTGGTGTAGCATCTTCAAATGGTAgtatatcatttttcttttgcatCAATTGTGCGTTTGGCTTTTTCAGCTCATACTGAGGAACAAATGGGACGTTATTTCTAGTTTTTACGTACAATTTCAATTTGTtccaaaattatttgaatcattaaaatgacaaaaatgtCCTACGTATACGTACCAAATCCTTTAAGAGATCGTTAACGATCTGCGACGTGCGTTTACCTTTGAGACAAAATGCTTCCTTAGCATCTTCCACTACCTTGGcttcttttttcaatatagCTTTTCTGCCCTTGTGTGTTTTTGGTTTTCTACAAGAGGATATATTGCTCACATGATGTATGTCAGATACTCTAagtgtatataaaatagacAACTTACGCGACTCTATTTACGTGTGACATGACGtaaggataaaatattaaaccaagtAAAAAGATTATAACGGTTTTGACAACTCGATCACTCTCATTCAGTCACTTAGTTGATGTTGAGGATGCACGTGGTTTGCACCATTTTAGTTTTTACCCGTGTAGATAAACATAAAGGCTCAGACGCAATAAAGAGGAATAAGGAACACGGAATAAAGGTGctttttcatgctgacgctcgacgctcatttttagcgtcaaaacagatcacgtgatcaaaattgaccatTATCCAGCGTCagttttgatcacgtgacctgttttgacgctaTAAATGATTCGTATACACTTGACCGGAattgaacgtaattttaaggaactgctatatgcaatcgtttgtatttcgtttgaagaataatgaagtgtgattaaaaaggtttgtgagtccctcagttagttaattgtaattaatgtattatttagcCGGAACAGATTAGCCAGAATAActtcaaacgatatttttgtatagaatcgtttgtattttgtttgtagagtaatgaagtgtgattaaaaaggttgagtccctcagttaattgtaattaaatgtttattactcgATACTCGGtagcagagagaagcctgagagcggtcacgctcgcgttttgaCTGTAACGCCTtaaacgtggacattgaagtgattgaagtgattctgtctttattgctcactgaatattgaataaagatagaatgacgccgcgagcgttgggagcgtcaagtggaacgcatatgtccacgtttgaggcgttacagttaaaacgcgagcgtgaccgctctcaggcttctctctggctggaatatagattttagttcctattaaaagaaaaaggcgcCACTGTTCCCTGAAATTCTATTGACAGTTTCCCTTCTATGGTATTGAGAGTTTTGGTTACAGATAATGATGCAACAGTCGAACAGTTTTCAGTTTTCAAAATGTATACATACAGGGTAAGTCTTAATGACTGTCCCATTCTTTTACCACGAGAGATGGATTACCGGCTGCAACTCTGCTTAACTGGCCGGCACATAGCATGGCAGCTGCGTGGATCGACCGTGATGTACAGGCAAGTTAAAACTATATTCAGATATCGcacggaaaaaaataatttagattcgcatagtatattttatgctgttttaagtaaattttgtcAGATATATGAATAGCAATACCATTTGTTAAGAAtactaatattattgaaaaataatttcgttaaattagcaaattgtttactataaaactataaaatgaactataaaaataaaatgatttctgtTCTACGTTCTGCTGTAATGttgaataattgtaataagttataatataattatattataatagagaaattttgtccTTATCAAATCATTAAATATGTAGCATTAGTAACAACAGCAGTTTCACTGCAACAgtaaaattagtttttttcgtgcgtattattgaaactatacataaaataaataatataagatctggcatcactgcatatattaacataaaatttaacataaaaataaaaaatgtttgcatgCCGTTATAAATTTACGGTGGACTTCCACACCACCCTTGAGGTTCCACTAATGGTGCGTTaggtttttttaaaatagacCTTCGCCTGGAACCATATTgtactacacacacacacacacacacacacgcacgcacgcacgcacgcacacacatttttcctgacgaaaataaaaatcggagaATAAGTCTAATGTAAAGAAAGAATGATAGAAGTATGTCACATATTAAACATACATATAGTAGGTGgaaaaagtattcgtacactaagaaattttagagaaaatattgttatctTATTGTTttgaagtataaaatattataatttataaattgtgtttctgaaatattattaagaaagagattttataatataaaataatgatttctctattacttattattacatagaaatacattattttctataaaatttcttagtgtacgaatactttttcCACCCACTATATGTATGTTTAACATGTGACATACTTCTATCATTCTTTCTTTACATTAGACTTATtctccgatttttattttcgtcaggaaaaatgtgtgtgcgtgcgtgcgtgcgtgcgtgtgtgtggtgtgtgtgtagTACAATATGGTTCCAGGCGAAGgtctattttaaaaaaacctAACGCACCATTAGTGGAACCTCAAGGGTGGTGTGGAAGTCCACCGTAAATTTATAACGGcatgcaaacattttttatttttatgttaaattttatgttaatatatgcagtgatgccagatcttatattatttattttatgtatagtttcaataatacgcacgaaaaaaactaattttacTGTTGCAGTGAAACTGCTGTTGTTACTAATGCTACATATTTAATGATTTGATAAggacaaaatttctctattataatataattatattataacttattacaattattcaaCATTACAGCAGAACGTAGAacagaaatcattttatttttatagttcattttatagttttatagtaaacaatttgctaatttaacgaaattatttttcaataatattagtaTTCTTAACAAATGGTATTGCTATTCATATATCTgacaaaatttacttaaaacagcataaaatatactatgcgaatctaaattatttttttccgtgCGATATCTGAATATAGTTTTAACTTGCCTGTACATCACGGTCGATCCACGCAGCTGCCATGCTATGTGCCGGCCAGTTAAGCAGAGTCGCAGTCGGTAATCCATCTCTCGTGGTAAAAGAATGGGACAATCATTaagactcaccctgtatatacatccacattgcataaaataataattaaaaactataataataagttacaTATTTTGTcacaaattttcttattagatttatttttcaatatgtaatgacttacaaaataaaatatactaatGAGCAGTCATGTTCCTAAGAAGTTAACAACACGTTTGATTGATGTATAGAGAATATTAACaagaatataaaacaattagtTTTCATGTAAACGCAACAACACAAGTGTAAACGACTTTAATATTGTCTTACAATTCAGGAGCTAAATctgtttttgtaaatttttaaacaatataaatgaattaaatttataattctctACTATGATCCTATGTGTGATAACAAACTTGCATTTCTCTCCTTCGTAACATCGTTGGCAATGCAATGttagaaagaaattaatgtacatatctgcgaaattaaataacgagattaagaaaaattaataattaatacttatcGAATTAAGTCTCTGTTTACATATGTACAGTTTCAAGCACCGATATACGcagaattttgtaaaatagtatTTTACGAAATTCTGCGTATATCGGTGCGTATATCGGAACAAACGAATCTTACATCAGACAGAGAACGTTCCTGAAGAAGTCATACAAAGCTTTCAGAATGCGAATAAGCAAATATATGCTCAAGCCATGGTCTCCCATAATATATTAGACTACACTGCAAATTCAAGCTACCAATTTGTGACCAGAACGAGACAGAAGACACCTGGCAACACATTTTTTATCTTGTATTCACGTAAACGTTTGCAGTGGCGTAACGCGGTTATCAAGTTTAACTTGGTTTTGTCGAGTTTCGTTTTTGTCTGCGCGTAATAATCCTCGGCTGTGAAAAAGTAGAGGTATtctgaaagaaaattatattgatgGAACTTGCAGTATTCGGATCTATCCAGCTAATTGAACATATTGATAAAACCGGAATATTTACCATTTTTCTCCTGCACACACAGTTCTTGCTTTTTATACTGCAAGTACAGATTAATTTCGCCTTTCTTTTGGGCAGCGGCCTTTCCTAACGATAAGATCGTGTATTTCGCGATTAGCATTTGATTTATGGCGCTTATCAAGCTATTGATCGTGTCCAAGGTTTGCCTGCCGATAATATACTTAGGCAACTTATTAAATTCCTCTACAGTGATGAGTGGTATCGTGTGGCATATTTGGTTATTTGGTTCATTGAAAAGCGTCCTCTTGCAGTCCTTTatcgtttctcgtttctcaGTGTTACTGTAGACACTGCCAGGTGTCTTCTGTCCTGTTCTGGTCACAAATTGGTAGCTTGAATTTGCAGTGTAGTCTAATATATTATGGGAGACCATGGCTTGAGCATATATTTGCTTATTCGCATTCTGAAAGCTTTGTATGACTTCTTCAGGAACGTTCTCTGTCTGATGTAAGATTTGTTTGTTCAGAGCTTCAATCAGTGATGATAATTCCTAATAAACATGATAAAGGAATGATAGAGAATAAAACTTTCACATATTTTACTGACAGTAAGATAAATGCaagtaaatgttaataaatgatttagTCAACTTACTCTGCAACGAACATTTTGTTCCTTGAGCTTTTCAAACACCTGTCTCAAGTTCTGAACCCAACTGAGACTTCTAATACTTCGTTGTGCATTCTCTGAAGTTCATCTTTCACACTGGCTTTACCTACAagttataaaatgtaaatttgtaatcatataatttctttctctctctctctctccctccctttctcttaaATAGTTGGATAACATGTTGAGATAAATTTTGTGACacaacatttaaaatataagcCTCATGACGTGTCGTGAAATAAGTAACAAGCGATAATAACTTACTTTTTATCAACCGTGTGGCTCCATCGAGTTGACGTAATTTTGTCAACTGTCTATCAATTATTTGCTCTAAATTATCtctattattatgtttatcaTCCAAATTATCCTGCTTATCCATAAGTCTGATTTCAATGTACTGCGCAAGCTGGAATTGATTCAACTTTATATGTGCaaaatacgataaaaattatgtctATCGCGTCAAAAACATGTCATACGTGAACTTTACCAAAAATATTCCTTACCGACTTTAAGAAGTAGGGAACTTATCAGAAGAAAACTGTTTCTAGTTATCAAtctattatcaaaattatgttATACTGCTCCCCTTTTGGTtggttaaaatatatttacaagtaTAATAACAACGCGTCAAGAAATGTCAAAATTATTTGTGACATGCCGGTTCAAAAAACGGGAGAGAGGTTATGGAAGAACCGTCGGGCCAACAtaaggtctgttctttttagctgcactgctgaactggcgcaataagttagagtgagaaaaaatatacttgtctcactttaacgtattgcactagttcagcagtgcagctaaaaagaacagacctatgaTAAACGTTGGGCAATCAACATAAATCCAATATAAGacacaataataaaaacataattaataaaagaaacttACTGAAATGAAAAGACGAACAAAACGAGACTTGCGAGCAAACAGCAGTACCGATGGAAGTCAACAAGCAAGtgagatatttttcaaaacaaggTCATATATACTCGGTGGGCTTTCACTCGAGCAGCACATAAACATTGGTTATAAATAAGacagaatacaggagaacacacctttcttttttattacgcttctaaagtcactttaaaaagcttcattatgttcctttattttattccgagtGTAGACTGCctcaattttgtgcgtacaaattgcgaaatttttataaaaagcattttattgtgcaaatggcagcaccatcgcgaaaaaGTTCCCTACTGAGctacaaacaaaatacaaacgattccgtacaaaaatattgtttgaaGTTATTCCGGCTAATCTGTTCCGGctaaatacattaattacaattaactgcaGTTAATCCCTcaattaactgagggactcacaaaccttttaatcacacttcattactcttcaaacgaaatacaaacgattgcatataacagttccttaaaattacgttcaatTCCGGTCAAGTGTATACAAATCTAAAAATAAGCTTCGAGCGTCAACATGAAAAAGcaccttaaggggatcctaGAGGCTAGTGAACTCCTTCGTATTACCGACGGAatgagtttttttaataaataaatcttttcattgatagcgcagaatgaaaaatccttttgcacgatatcaaggaaCTAATCTTGTCACTCTTGGTCACGATTTCACGTATGAACTTTGGCATGAAATTTTCTTAACAATTTAgcttttttactacgcttCTAAATTCACTTCAAAAAGCATCATATCATCGTATTCGTTTATTGTGTCCCTAGCGTGGCCAACAGCCATTTCGTACGTACAAAgcgccaaatttttatataaagcaCATTATTGAAgtagaaaattgtaattgtcgaacttttttccatttcgaaCAGAAAGTTTTGTTGTCCACAGttcattattgtgtgtactttaatcgtggaaaaggatttttcattctgtgcaaacaataaaaagaattctttagaaaaaaattacttattccgtcggtaatacagacgactccagcttAAAGAGAAAACGGTTTTTTTACGAGTGTAGTTTGAAAAGTCCGTGCAAAGTCAGACAAATGGCAATACTGGTGCGTATTGAGGTTATTTTCAGTTGGTAGCATTTCTTGGAAGAACACACACCAAGTTTCAGCCAGATCGGTTTATTTCTCCGTATTTGGCGTTCGTTTGAATCGAGGAAGCCGAGTGAGTTCCAAAAAATGGATGAAAGAGAATTTCGTGTGTTGATCAAACAT
Proteins encoded in this window:
- the LOC105274723 gene encoding probable cysteine--tRNA ligase, mitochondrial; this encodes MNGTYRTRVLMRTCKRFVNTEARSQDRPRWIKPVGHETKVSVYNPITKCKVPLILKTENLLKWYMCGPTVYDSAHIGHATTYVKSDIIRRILSDYFDINVLLVMGITDIDDKIIKRSLESGQDYRTLSRHFETEFFEDMDKLNVRRPYLCCRITDYMPQIIDFIERLVTMGSGYVAKDGSVYFDTNGYDKYGKLSVPQFDATSDDRMDKRSPLDFALWKAAKTGEPFWESRWGHGRPGWHIECSTIASTVFGNSLDMHSGGIDLAFPHHENEEAQSCCYHNVNQWVNYWLHCGHLSLRGDVKMSKSLKNTISIREYLKKYSANHLRILCLLSHYRHGIEFSDEVMQNAVSITKKLENFINDCDNYMAGRFGQTSQIDESLLLKTLRDTQNAVSSALADDFDTSRAMHAVINLVGVGNKMLHQTSATTHSNGTGAVAAVSNYLTNILSKFGISRSTTTTEHRQVEDIIDNFLNFRNAVRIRALELSPKDAILLTECDNVRKSLASCGIVIKDHKSVSSWSWK
- the LOC105274722 gene encoding ribosome production factor 2 homolog isoform X2, with the protein product MFVAEKPKTHKGRKAILKKEAKVVEDAKEAFCLKGKRTSQIVNDLLKDLYELKKPNAQLMQKKNDILPFEDATPIEKFAFKYNASLFLMGSHNKKRPHNLIMGRMYKHMLLDMAEFGIDSYKGLKDFKVDKITSGLKPLLIFNGQLFESNHEYGRIKNLLIDMFQRETVDKIRLQGLEHVLSFTAAEDKILLRSYRVLLKKSATRIPRIELEEIGPRADLLCRRNKLASEDLFKEACKKPKALKEKKKKNISKDTLGTMYGRIHIGAQNINSIQTRKMKGLKKTLSEKKSSLKRRTDDDTSNSAKRLKGAVDTN
- the LOC105274722 gene encoding ribosome production factor 2 homolog isoform X1, which codes for MSHVNRVAKPKTHKGRKAILKKEAKVVEDAKEAFCLKGKRTSQIVNDLLKDLYELKKPNAQLMQKKNDILPFEDATPIEKFAFKYNASLFLMGSHNKKRPHNLIMGRMYKHMLLDMAEFGIDSYKGLKDFKVDKITSGLKPLLIFNGQLFESNHEYGRIKNLLIDMFQRETVDKIRLQGLEHVLSFTAAEDKILLRSYRVLLKKSATRIPRIELEEIGPRADLLCRRNKLASEDLFKEACKKPKALKEKKKKNISKDTLGTMYGRIHIGAQNINSIQTRKMKGLKKTLSEKKSSLKRRTDDDTSNSAKRLKGAVDTN